One genomic segment of Spirochaeta cellobiosiphila DSM 17781 includes these proteins:
- the rpsD gene encoding 30S ribosomal protein S4: MNRKTRAKGKIVRRLGTNIFEQAKYDKLLKKKPSAPGTQTKRRAKISEYGRQLKEKQKLKFAYGLSEKQFVNLFKKAKKLPGQTGHNMLILLEKRLDNVVYRLGLASTRSQARQMVSHGHVVFNGKRHTIPSALVRTGDVIEMKKKESTQKMAREFMTKVSRSLPSWLEFSEDDIKGTVVRDPFREDIPTVANEQSVVEFYSR; this comes from the coding sequence ATGAACCGAAAAACCAGAGCTAAAGGTAAAATAGTTCGACGTCTGGGGACAAATATTTTTGAGCAAGCGAAATATGATAAGCTTCTCAAAAAGAAACCATCTGCCCCAGGTACACAGACGAAAAGAAGAGCGAAAATCTCCGAATACGGTAGACAGCTCAAGGAAAAGCAGAAGCTTAAATTCGCTTATGGTTTAAGTGAAAAGCAATTTGTTAACCTATTCAAAAAGGCTAAGAAACTTCCTGGTCAGACTGGTCACAACATGCTTATTCTTCTTGAAAAAAGATTGGACAATGTAGTTTACCGATTAGGTTTAGCTTCTACTAGAAGCCAGGCTCGACAGATGGTAAGCCATGGTCACGTTGTATTCAATGGTAAGAGACACACTATTCCTAGTGCTCTTGTTAGAACAGGCGATGTTATTGAGATGAAGAAAAAAGAATCTACCCAGAAGATGGCTAGAGAGTTCATGACTAAAGTGTCTAGATCTCTTCCTTCCTGGTTGGAATTCTCAGAAGACGACATCAAAGGTACTGTTGTAAGAGATCCTTTCAGAGAGGATATCCCAACTGTTGCTAATGAACAGTCTGTCGTTGAATTCTACTCTCGATAA
- a CDS encoding nucleotidyl transferase AbiEii/AbiGii toxin family protein yields MKRTIPDKAQLLIGASAQGIQAWQCEYDYWFTYLIKELNSSPLDIIYKGSTVLCKIMDLVPRLPRDLDILILPSSDSYRSDLLDESQQRKKYFTQLKELLAFPELSDPVMVLEDSQYRQVQYQFRYPSYFQGADGGVLTLELSLYQGEPWEKYSLKGPFDIEAMSIACYNHEQSFLDKINIISHRYHLLAQGHKWPSPFIHHYYDLWFLLQNPVYRKLLDQPSARSYLDSLFKGKYPLELNKNPAFMLWPFDLMDKAVTWWQEASPLYLHEIPDFWELIGQISQWLGPASQLD; encoded by the coding sequence ATGAAGAGAACAATCCCTGATAAAGCCCAATTACTCATTGGAGCCAGCGCCCAAGGAATACAAGCCTGGCAATGTGAATATGATTATTGGTTTACCTATCTGATCAAAGAACTAAATAGCAGTCCTCTCGATATTATCTACAAAGGTAGTACCGTCCTTTGTAAGATTATGGACCTCGTTCCCCGCCTTCCTCGGGATTTGGATATTCTCATCCTCCCTTCCTCTGATAGCTACAGAAGTGATCTTCTGGACGAGAGTCAACAGCGAAAGAAATATTTTACTCAGCTAAAGGAACTTCTTGCCTTTCCTGAATTATCAGATCCTGTTATGGTGCTCGAGGATAGTCAGTATAGACAAGTCCAATATCAGTTCCGTTATCCCTCTTATTTTCAAGGGGCTGATGGGGGAGTCCTGACTCTGGAACTAAGCTTATACCAGGGAGAACCTTGGGAGAAGTATTCTCTAAAGGGACCATTCGATATCGAAGCTATGTCTATTGCCTGTTACAACCATGAACAATCTTTCCTGGATAAGATTAATATTATCAGCCACAGGTATCACCTACTAGCTCAAGGACACAAATGGCCTAGTCCTTTTATTCACCATTATTATGATTTATGGTTTCTTTTACAGAACCCAGTCTACCGCAAACTCCTGGATCAACCTTCTGCACGTTCTTATCTAGACAGTTTATTCAAAGGGAAATACCCTCTGGAGCTCAATAAGAATCCTGCCTTTATGTTGTGGCCTTTTGACTTAATGGATAAAGCCGTTACTTGGTGGCAAGAAGCCTCTCCTCTGTATTTACATGAGATACCTGACTTTTGGGAGCTTATTGGACAGATTTCTCAATGGTTGGGTCCCGCTTCCCAACTGGACTAA
- a CDS encoding energy-coupling factor ABC transporter ATP-binding protein yields the protein MPNIINIHKLSHQFENSHWGLKDITLSLAEGQFITLSGANGSGKTLLMRHLVGLELPTEGYITYKNQNIHKDIKTVRQAIGIVFQNPDHQIVAPFLEEEVAFGLRNRKEKKEVIPKKVEKALHQVGLSHKKDRNTQFLSGGEKKRLTLASVLVMDPEVIILDEPFTGLDYSGVGELLRILQQLKEEGRTILIISHDLEKFLALSDRLIILHQGRLVYDEPLETLPDLRQWDIHPPYDYHIRPKESLSWLD from the coding sequence ATGCCAAACATCATAAACATTCATAAACTCAGTCATCAATTTGAGAACTCCCATTGGGGTCTTAAAGATATTACTCTATCTCTGGCGGAAGGCCAGTTCATTACCTTGTCCGGAGCCAATGGCTCTGGCAAGACCCTCTTAATGAGGCACTTGGTTGGTCTGGAACTTCCTACAGAAGGATATATTACCTACAAAAATCAAAACATTCATAAGGACATTAAGACCGTAAGACAAGCTATCGGTATTGTGTTCCAGAACCCGGATCATCAGATTGTAGCCCCCTTTCTGGAGGAGGAAGTGGCTTTTGGTCTTCGTAACAGGAAGGAAAAAAAAGAAGTCATTCCTAAAAAGGTAGAAAAAGCGCTTCACCAGGTAGGACTTTCCCATAAAAAAGACAGAAATACCCAGTTTCTCTCCGGGGGAGAAAAGAAAAGACTAACCCTTGCATCGGTTCTTGTAATGGATCCTGAAGTCATTATCCTGGACGAACCCTTCACGGGCTTGGACTATTCGGGAGTAGGAGAACTGCTAAGGATTCTGCAACAATTAAAGGAAGAAGGAAGAACGATCCTTATCATCAGTCATGATCTGGAAAAGTTCCTGGCCCTGTCAGATAGGCTCATCATTCTTCATCAGGGTAGGCTTGTTTATGATGAGCCCCTTGAAACCCTTCCTGATCTCAGACAATGGGATATTCATCCTCCCTATGATTACCATATCAGACCCAAAGAGAGTCTATCTTGGTTGGATTAA
- the ilvY gene encoding HTH-type transcriptional activator IlvY encodes MNLHELELFLHLSRTLHFASTSRACHISPSALSRTIQRLEEEVGQALLIRDNRTAKLTEAGTQFRDYAQTVVEDWKNLKYRLDSDEDILKGDVSLYCTVTACYSILPDILAQFRSHYPQVHINLETGGASSALLKTAAGEVDLSIAPLPKKLPESVEVRKIMETPLLFIAPQVEWPYEDLLTTDPLPWDRIPMILSEKGVARRQTDDWFKSQGIEPNIYAQVGGNEAILAMVALGLGVGVVPQLVIDNSPMNTKVRVLGTSPELDCFEVGLCVNKSKLKNPAVKAFWEL; translated from the coding sequence ATGAATCTACATGAACTAGAACTATTCCTGCATCTATCCCGAACTCTTCATTTTGCCTCTACGAGCCGGGCTTGCCATATAAGCCCCAGCGCTCTAAGCCGGACTATTCAGCGTTTAGAAGAGGAGGTGGGACAGGCCCTTCTCATACGAGACAACCGCACCGCCAAGTTAACAGAAGCAGGAACACAGTTCCGGGACTATGCCCAGACTGTAGTGGAAGATTGGAAGAATCTAAAATACAGGCTAGATAGTGATGAGGACATACTCAAAGGGGATGTCTCCCTTTACTGTACAGTAACAGCCTGTTACAGCATACTACCTGATATTCTGGCTCAATTCCGTTCTCATTACCCTCAGGTTCATATCAATCTGGAAACAGGAGGCGCCTCCTCAGCTCTTCTCAAAACCGCTGCTGGTGAAGTGGATCTATCCATTGCTCCCCTTCCCAAAAAGCTCCCTGAATCTGTTGAAGTTAGAAAAATCATGGAAACCCCTCTTTTATTTATAGCTCCACAGGTGGAATGGCCCTATGAGGACCTGCTTACAACGGATCCCCTGCCATGGGACAGGATTCCCATGATCCTATCAGAGAAGGGGGTAGCCAGACGCCAGACAGATGATTGGTTTAAATCTCAAGGAATAGAACCGAACATTTACGCCCAGGTGGGAGGAAATGAAGCCATTCTGGCTATGGTAGCCTTAGGTTTAGGAGTAGGGGTGGTTCCGCAATTGGTCATTGATAATAGCCCTATGAACACAAAGGTTCGCGTACTTGGAACGTCACCGGAATTAGATTGTTTTGAAGTGGGATTGTGTGTTAACAAAAGCAAACTAAAAAATCCCGCAGTTAAAGCCTTTTGGGAGTTGTAA
- the creD gene encoding cell envelope integrity protein CreD, producing MTIEDKTKKHLGLLIKASILLVLALLILIPIYNVKRLLREREERASRTTSQVINQWGGRQYIMGPVLAVPFRFTRDIEEDKKIVTKIYKGVKYFLPSELVLDTDTESVERHKGIFTIPLYKSQLGIHGHFDKLSFQENRGDNLQILWDQAKINIEVASTIGLSQTLKLQWNGSTTEFFRDLSGNDIMSDPLGAPLGANPREGGDFSIDLNLKGGESLEFYPLGKEVKLSLNSDWSSPQFTGTFLPDDYVINEKGTTASWSMGAYNVNFPQSWYAGDIDKNLVYESRFGVEFTEVIDQYFQVHRALKYAFLFVFMPFIALFLMEIIFKHPLHTVQYLFIGLGTAFFFLLLLTLSEHLDFWLSYGLSGLGTSLLIYFYGRAILPNQASQLSLLGLLILLYAYLFLSLQSEDYALLIGSLGLFGLFSAVMIGTRKLDWNEVGMYAQPHKRKDETEEEE from the coding sequence ATGACAATCGAGGATAAAACAAAAAAACATTTAGGTTTACTGATAAAAGCATCCATTTTATTAGTGTTGGCTTTGTTAATTCTCATTCCTATTTACAATGTGAAGAGATTATTAAGAGAACGGGAAGAAAGAGCCTCTCGTACTACATCACAAGTTATCAATCAATGGGGGGGGCGCCAGTATATCATGGGTCCCGTTTTAGCCGTCCCTTTTCGTTTCACAAGAGATATAGAAGAGGATAAGAAGATCGTTACCAAAATCTACAAAGGGGTAAAATACTTTCTTCCCAGTGAGTTGGTTTTGGATACAGACACAGAGTCTGTAGAACGACATAAGGGAATATTTACCATCCCCCTGTACAAAAGCCAGTTAGGGATTCATGGGCACTTTGATAAGCTAAGCTTTCAAGAAAACAGGGGTGATAACCTTCAAATCCTATGGGATCAAGCCAAAATCAATATTGAAGTAGCCAGTACTATAGGATTGTCCCAAACCTTAAAGCTTCAATGGAATGGCTCCACTACAGAGTTTTTCCGGGATTTATCCGGTAATGATATTATGTCTGATCCGCTGGGTGCCCCCTTAGGGGCGAATCCTAGGGAAGGTGGTGATTTTAGTATCGACTTAAATCTGAAAGGGGGAGAATCCCTGGAATTCTATCCCTTAGGTAAGGAAGTAAAACTCAGTCTCAATTCGGATTGGTCTAGTCCTCAATTTACAGGTACCTTCTTACCTGATGATTATGTCATCAATGAAAAAGGAACAACAGCCTCTTGGTCCATGGGGGCTTATAACGTTAACTTTCCCCAAAGCTGGTATGCCGGGGATATTGATAAGAATCTTGTCTACGAAAGCAGATTTGGAGTAGAGTTTACCGAGGTCATTGATCAGTATTTCCAGGTGCATAGGGCTTTAAAATATGCTTTCCTATTCGTTTTTATGCCTTTTATCGCCCTCTTCCTCATGGAGATTATCTTCAAACATCCCTTACATACTGTTCAGTATCTCTTTATTGGTTTAGGAACGGCTTTTTTCTTTCTCCTACTTCTGACTTTGTCAGAGCATCTTGATTTCTGGTTATCCTATGGCTTGTCCGGATTAGGCACATCCCTTTTAATTTACTTTTATGGAAGGGCTATTTTACCAAACCAAGCCTCCCAATTGAGTCTGTTAGGCTTATTGATACTGTTATATGCCTATCTATTCTTATCGCTCCAATCAGAAGATTATGCTCTACTCATAGGGTCTTTAGGTTTATTCGGCCTCTTTAGTGCGGTTATGATAGGAACCAGAAAGTTAGATTGGAATGAAGTAGGTATGTATGCTCAACCCCATAAGAGAAAGGACGAAACTGAAGAAGAGGAATAG
- a CDS encoding energy-coupling factor transporter transmembrane component T, with product MVGLNMFSYQTGTTLLHRIQAAPKIMGLIILSFGYYQLQGVETAILLLLMTLLSRIMKIRTKLLSKTTIILALLLAMAPFWAKRVLNYPVLNQGLDNVCTFLQLLLWGQWLVKTTSPEDMQKGVIQLLWFLPAVIKTRISTLISLSIRAIPLLEQEYRKQREGALLRGYKASPFSMIRYSLAPLMIRTFVLADHLGDAFLTRSYSDHRTLNEAPWAGRDILFLFFSFVLSLMGLSIHTYFIPI from the coding sequence TTGGTTGGATTAAACATGTTCTCCTATCAGACAGGGACGACCCTACTCCATCGCATACAGGCGGCTCCCAAAATCATGGGCTTAATTATCCTGTCCTTCGGGTATTATCAATTGCAGGGTGTTGAAACAGCCATTCTCTTACTTCTCATGACCCTTCTGAGCAGGATAATGAAGATCAGAACAAAGCTGTTAAGCAAAACGACCATAATACTGGCGCTGCTTTTGGCTATGGCTCCCTTTTGGGCTAAAAGGGTACTAAACTATCCCGTCCTGAATCAGGGATTGGATAATGTTTGCACCTTTCTTCAATTGCTATTGTGGGGACAATGGCTTGTTAAAACCACCTCTCCAGAGGATATGCAGAAAGGAGTCATCCAACTTCTTTGGTTCCTTCCTGCTGTTATAAAAACGAGAATAAGTACATTAATATCCTTGTCCATTAGGGCCATTCCCTTATTAGAACAGGAATATAGAAAGCAAAGAGAGGGAGCCTTGTTGAGAGGTTATAAAGCCTCCCCCTTTAGTATGATCCGTTATTCCTTAGCTCCTTTGATGATTAGAACCTTTGTTTTAGCGGATCATCTGGGCGATGCCTTTCTGACCCGATCCTATAGCGATCATCGAACGCTTAACGAAGCCCCCTGGGCAGGAAGGGATATTCTATTCCTCTTCTTCAGTTTCGTCCTTTCTCTTATGGGGTTGAGCATACATACCTACTTCATTCCAATCTAA
- a CDS encoding biotin transporter BioY, protein MKRNDSLKLSILAALFAALTAVGSYITVPVGPVPFVLANMFVLMSGLLLGPLWGVVSMGLYLLLGIIGLPVFAGATSGVARFLGPTGGFLFGYLLAPFVVGLVVIGTKRSFLRDLIAMILGAVSLYAIGIPWLNNVTGMNDLEKAAESMIPYMAGDVVKALLAALLAQILYVSLGSLLPKVSRHAKHHKHS, encoded by the coding sequence ATGAAACGAAATGATTCATTAAAACTGTCTATTTTAGCGGCCCTGTTTGCCGCTTTGACAGCTGTAGGTTCTTATATAACCGTACCTGTTGGGCCTGTTCCCTTCGTACTGGCTAACATGTTTGTCCTCATGAGCGGCTTACTTTTAGGGCCCCTTTGGGGGGTGGTTAGTATGGGATTATACCTGCTTTTAGGTATTATTGGCTTACCTGTCTTTGCAGGGGCCACATCAGGTGTAGCCCGTTTCCTGGGACCTACAGGAGGCTTCCTGTTCGGCTACCTCTTAGCACCATTTGTGGTTGGGCTTGTGGTGATCGGGACAAAAAGATCTTTCTTGAGAGATTTGATTGCCATGATTCTGGGAGCTGTCAGTCTTTATGCTATTGGGATTCCCTGGCTGAATAATGTCACAGGAATGAATGATCTAGAGAAAGCGGCCGAGTCGATGATTCCCTATATGGCAGGAGATGTAGTCAAAGCCCTATTGGCGGCCCTCTTAGCTCAGATCCTCTATGTTTCCCTGGGAAGTTTATTACCGAAAGTATCACGTCATGCCAAACATCATAAACATTCATAA
- a CDS encoding HAMP domain-containing sensor histidine kinase: MNRFKRFMVWVTALRTPLSSLSQRILLFNLLLVFLPIASFIYLDLYEKQLLEVQEKSMVQQARLIGASLKDTGKTLPDRAKQILTNLEGATETRLRIISLSKKLIVDSSTLYEPKHTPLTKGRKYSSIDEEEDDSRDSFLYRLALMPIKIYRRIFTAPLPVDTESYYSSTGLYDGWEIRTALEGQYGAVTRLSGGGQQSVTLYTALPIWEGDQVAAVVLASQSTYRILQNLYELRLDLFKIILLSSLVAFLLTAISALTITKPLTKLTHEAASIIPARGSIRGKFSQFLLKDEVGKLSRSLEDLRNRLEKHVQFVESFGADVNHEFKNPLAGIKSAVELLPQTTGDNQVKLQGLIEQNLKRLTRLTEALQDYSRVDKILETEQRTPIRLDQFLEELWPSYNLIRPDCQLVLSKQENEDYLLYGQEDLIHRIFSNLLGNALSYSPEGGKIYVEFTKNPNGLRITITDEGPGIPSGEEHKIFQRFYSSRKDTQGATGLGLSMVKNIVEAYEGSIRVLNREKGACFELTFYQTRGA, encoded by the coding sequence GTGAACAGATTCAAACGGTTTATGGTCTGGGTTACCGCTTTAAGAACACCCCTTAGCAGTCTAAGCCAACGTATCCTTCTCTTTAATCTGCTCCTTGTGTTCCTTCCCATTGCTTCCTTTATTTATTTGGATCTTTATGAAAAGCAGCTTTTAGAAGTACAGGAGAAATCCATGGTACAGCAGGCTAGACTTATTGGCGCTAGCCTAAAAGATACAGGGAAGACTCTGCCTGACAGGGCAAAACAGATACTGACCAATTTGGAAGGGGCCACAGAAACCAGGCTTCGTATCATATCTCTATCTAAAAAACTCATTGTTGATAGCAGTACCTTATACGAACCAAAACATACTCCTCTGACTAAGGGACGGAAATATAGCAGTATAGACGAGGAAGAAGATGACAGCAGGGATAGCTTTCTCTATCGTTTAGCCCTTATGCCTATCAAAATCTATCGCCGCATCTTCACAGCTCCTTTGCCTGTCGACACAGAAAGCTATTATTCCTCAACCGGTTTATATGATGGTTGGGAGATACGAACTGCATTGGAAGGCCAATATGGGGCTGTAACCCGTTTGAGTGGGGGGGGCCAGCAATCGGTTACCTTATATACAGCTTTGCCTATTTGGGAAGGAGATCAGGTTGCCGCTGTGGTCTTAGCCAGCCAATCTACCTACCGTATCCTTCAAAATCTTTATGAATTACGGCTGGACCTTTTTAAGATCATTCTCTTGAGTAGTCTTGTGGCCTTTCTTTTGACGGCCATCTCAGCCTTAACGATCACAAAACCTTTGACTAAGTTAACCCACGAGGCGGCTTCTATTATTCCAGCCCGTGGTTCCATCCGGGGTAAGTTCTCTCAATTCTTGTTAAAGGATGAAGTGGGCAAGCTATCCAGGTCCCTGGAAGATTTAAGGAATCGTTTAGAGAAGCATGTACAATTTGTAGAATCCTTTGGTGCAGACGTGAACCATGAGTTTAAAAATCCTCTGGCAGGTATCAAATCGGCTGTTGAGTTATTACCCCAAACCACTGGTGATAATCAGGTCAAACTTCAGGGATTGATTGAACAGAATCTGAAGCGCCTTACCCGGTTGACTGAAGCCCTTCAGGATTATAGCAGAGTTGATAAAATACTTGAAACAGAACAAAGGACTCCTATCAGACTGGACCAATTTCTGGAAGAACTATGGCCCAGTTACAATTTGATTCGTCCTGATTGTCAGTTGGTCCTGTCAAAACAGGAGAATGAGGATTACCTCCTCTATGGTCAGGAGGACTTGATTCATAGGATATTTTCCAACCTATTAGGGAATGCCCTAAGTTATTCTCCTGAAGGAGGTAAGATTTATGTGGAATTTACCAAGAATCCTAACGGTCTCAGAATAACCATTACAGACGAAGGCCCGGGGATTCCTTCAGGAGAAGAGCATAAAATCTTTCAGCGGTTTTATAGTAGTCGTAAGGATACTCAGGGGGCGACAGGATTGGGCTTATCTATGGTAAAAAATATTGTAGAAGCCTATGAAGGAAGCATTCGTGTCCTTAACCGGGAAAAGGGAGCCTGTTTTGAGCTCACTTTTTATCAGACCCGGGGAGCTTAA
- the hisD gene encoding histidinol dehydrogenase, translating into MEISLRYWKDLDPQEKQKLLSRSETNIQGVIPAVQKILDRVKEEGDKALYSYTNEFDKISIDHLPLQVQPEEFIQANASLSQAVKEALDFAIDHTQTFHEIQRPKAMEMLSLKPGLLAGERATPIDSVGLYVPSGRGSFPSMLYMLAVPAQIAQVPRVVVVTPPGPEGKVDPAVLYACQKCGVHEVYRVGGAQAIGALTYGTESIKPVVKLTGPGSMYVTAAKRLVYSFIDVGLPAGPSESMVLADDSANPWNLSLDLLVEAEHGSDSQALLVTDSKELATAVKDNLRTLIKDLPEPRKTFTSDVLGGYGGILITDSIEEGAEVINEFAPEHLSLQTNEPFETLELIRNAGEILLGSNLPFSGANYATGANAVLPTGGKAKTYGPVSVRDFMKYSSVVFATPGGYQVLKDPVTTLCDYEGFPSHGNAFKKRK; encoded by the coding sequence ATGGAAATATCCCTACGATACTGGAAGGACCTTGATCCCCAGGAAAAACAAAAATTATTATCCAGATCAGAAACAAACATTCAGGGAGTCATTCCTGCTGTCCAAAAGATTCTTGATAGAGTTAAAGAAGAAGGAGACAAAGCCCTTTATTCTTATACTAATGAGTTTGATAAGATTTCCATTGACCATCTACCTTTGCAAGTACAACCAGAAGAGTTTATTCAAGCCAATGCATCCCTATCTCAGGCAGTCAAAGAGGCATTGGACTTTGCCATAGATCACACACAAACATTTCATGAAATCCAAAGGCCAAAGGCCATGGAAATGCTTAGTTTAAAGCCAGGGTTACTGGCTGGTGAAAGGGCCACGCCCATTGATTCTGTTGGACTCTATGTCCCTTCAGGAAGGGGGAGCTTTCCCAGTATGCTTTATATGCTGGCCGTTCCAGCTCAAATAGCCCAGGTTCCCAGAGTGGTTGTCGTCACACCTCCCGGACCTGAAGGCAAAGTAGATCCAGCTGTTCTTTATGCCTGTCAAAAGTGTGGTGTCCATGAGGTATACCGTGTAGGGGGAGCTCAGGCGATTGGAGCCCTTACTTATGGAACAGAAAGTATTAAGCCAGTTGTAAAATTAACCGGCCCCGGAAGCATGTATGTAACTGCCGCCAAACGTTTAGTTTACTCCTTTATTGATGTGGGGCTGCCTGCGGGACCATCAGAATCGATGGTTCTGGCAGATGATTCGGCAAATCCCTGGAATTTGTCACTAGACCTGCTTGTTGAAGCAGAACACGGATCGGATAGTCAAGCCTTACTTGTAACAGACTCCAAGGAATTAGCAACAGCAGTTAAAGACAATTTGAGGACTCTTATAAAGGATCTTCCTGAACCTCGTAAAACGTTCACTTCCGATGTATTAGGTGGTTATGGAGGTATTCTAATAACAGATTCTATAGAAGAGGGAGCAGAGGTCATTAATGAGTTTGCCCCTGAACACTTATCCCTGCAAACCAATGAACCCTTTGAAACTCTTGAACTCATAAGGAATGCCGGGGAAATCCTTTTAGGATCAAACCTGCCTTTCTCAGGAGCCAATTATGCGACCGGTGCCAATGCAGTTCTACCAACAGGGGGTAAGGCAAAAACCTATGGTCCTGTCTCTGTGAGGGACTTTATGAAATATTCCTCTGTTGTTTTTGCAACACCAGGAGGCTATCAAGTATTAAAGGATCCTGTTACAACCCTGTGTGATTATGAAGGATTTCCCAGTCACGGGAATGCTTTTAAGAAACGTAAATGA
- a CDS encoding response regulator transcription factor: MNYDTTMTVAVVDDELSLRETLKMALEQEGFEVQTYENGKLAWQVFCEKRPDLIILDVSMPYMDGLELCRRLRSIDQGVPVLFLSSKTEEIDRILGLELGGDDYLCKPFSLRELMVRVKVLLRRIDQTANTEEKLKRGDLTLDKTSYQAFWNADLLDLTVTEFNLLHKLALEPSRVWTRDQLMELIYGMDTFVSSRTIDTHIKRIRRKIEQAGGDSEQIQTVYGLGYRFKNTP, from the coding sequence TTGAATTATGATACCACCATGACAGTAGCCGTTGTTGATGATGAATTAAGTCTTAGAGAAACCTTGAAGATGGCTTTGGAACAGGAAGGCTTTGAGGTCCAAACCTATGAGAATGGAAAACTGGCCTGGCAGGTCTTTTGTGAGAAAAGACCTGATCTTATCATTCTGGATGTATCCATGCCCTATATGGATGGTCTGGAATTATGCCGTCGCCTTCGTTCTATTGACCAGGGAGTGCCTGTTCTTTTTCTATCTAGTAAAACAGAAGAAATCGACAGAATATTGGGACTTGAGCTTGGGGGAGATGATTATCTATGTAAGCCTTTTAGTTTAAGGGAGCTCATGGTGCGGGTTAAAGTACTTTTAAGACGTATTGATCAAACAGCTAACACAGAGGAAAAGCTTAAAAGAGGTGATCTTACCCTGGATAAAACCTCCTATCAGGCTTTTTGGAATGCTGATCTATTGGATTTAACAGTCACAGAATTCAATCTCCTTCATAAGTTAGCCCTGGAACCCTCCCGTGTGTGGACAAGGGATCAATTAATGGAACTCATCTACGGGATGGATACTTTTGTTAGTTCCCGTACCATCGATACCCATATCAAACGGATCAGACGTAAAATTGAACAGGCAGGAGGGGATAGTGAACAGATTCAAACGGTTTATGGTCTGGGTTACCGCTTTAAGAACACCCCTTAG